The Elaeis guineensis isolate ETL-2024a chromosome 3, EG11, whole genome shotgun sequence region TCTAAATCGCATTCAAAATTTAGACCATTATTTCCCTCCAACTtgctttaagaaataaaaaactcATATAAAGTTGAAAACCTTTTTTTTTGCAGCAGAGTAGTGAGAAAAAAAAACCTATGTATCAGGCTAGCGCATGTTACAGGTCAAGCACGTAACCTGctagtatttttattttaaagacgAGGAAAAGGACCATCACTTGGATGCTCATCAGTAAATAACAAATAGTGATACTTGAATGGCGGAGAAGAAGCAACCAATCTGTCCGTATTAAGTTGTTGCATTGATGATGCCCACAAGCCACCAAAAATATACAACTGGAAGTAAAACTTTCAACTACATCCATAACGAATCCATTCCTCAAGGGACCTATCATGGATCCAGTCCACCCTCCAGAGTCTAAACCAAACCAGACGTGGTGGAAATAACAACTGATGGTTCCTATTAAAATATGCCGCCAACAAGGCCTTGACAAGACACGAAAGCAGGtctgaaattaaataaaaaaacaaCACACGAAAGCAATAAAAGAGCCTGGTGTCAGCTTCTTCCGGCTTCCTCCATGAGAAAGGTGGCGTTGTGCAGCTAAACGATCAAGAGTTAACGATTTCAGAAGATGGGGGTCAAGATGAAGCCTCTTAGGAGCTTCAGCCGAGTGGAGCCCCACAAGCTCGGTGTAGGACTGTTTGTCGGATGCTTTGTGGCCTTGATAGTTTACATTTCCATGTCCGATCCTGTCGTGATTCCTTTCCTTGATGGtaggcctctctctcttcaacttCTAATGCCAAAATCTGAATTGTTTCTAAGTTGTACATCCGCTTGATGTGGAAGTCTTTGACTTGTAAACCTTATTGGTTTTGCAGGTGATTCCCGGTTGACATCAATGTACAGAGTTCCCAAAAGTACCATGGTGGAAGACAAGATGAGTTCTCCAGAGTCCGGTGAGACAAGCATATGAGCTCCTTGGGAATTATGATTTATCGTTGCTCGTATCGCACATCTGATTCATATAGGCCTTGAAATTTATTCAGATATAGCATGGATATAACCAGAATGAGCCGTTGGTTTGATCATTAAGTTAGATGGGTTATGCTTCGGTTATCATTTAAGTAATAAGATTTATTGGGCTGGCTTTCAGTTTCCATGGCTAATCCCACTGTAATTATTGAGAGTATGCAGGACTGGGAAAAGCTAGACAGAAGCACAAGCCAAGTTGCAGTTCTTCAGACCCAAGATCAAATATCTGCAAAAAAAATGATGTAATGAGGATGCAATCAAACTCGTTATCCACAAAAAGTGATGCTCCCTCTGGACGAAAAGATGCAAGTAATATTCAGCAACTAGGTGAGCCAAATGATTTGAAGCTATTATTATTAGTTTAAAAGCTTTAAAGATTTGCTAGTTGGGTCTGGTTGGAGGATAGCCAAGTgtcaagttttaaatttaatataataagttCGGTACATCTGATTGGATTCGAAATAGTTCATGGTATGTGATCTAGTTGCTTTTGTAAGGTTGAATGGATGGATCAAATTTCATTCTAGATCGCTAAATAAAATAAGAAGCCTTCTGTTACAGGGAGTGAAAACAGGGTAGAGTATCGACATGAAAGAAATGGTGATTCTAAGGTCCCCGTCAAAAATTCGTCTCCTGCTATTGGTGATCCGATGCACAAAGAGGATATCATCAATCCTAAGCAATTCGGTATGTTGATAATCTTTTCAAAGTGGATACCAGCAACTCTTCTTTGTGGCATGCTTGGCCAgaacacacgcacacacatatgTCCAGTAGGCTAGTCATGCCGGGTAACTGAAAAAACTGTCAATAGCTCGATGAATCATGGTATATGATTCAGCATGTTAGATGGTTAAGCCTGGTTTGGCGTATGATAGGTTTAACATGAGCTGCTTAATTTCCTTATGTGAAGGTGGAAGAAGAGAGAATGTGGAGCCTCCAAAGAAGCCGATTTGTGATTTTTCTGATCCGAGATCTGATGTCTGTGAATCGGACGGTGATGTTAGAATCCATGGAAAGTCCTCCACTGTGATGTTTGTTACTTCGGACCAAGCAAGCAATCCAGAATCAAATCGATCATGGAAAATTAAAGCTTATGCTCGTAAAGGAGACCGCACCATAATGGCAGAGATCGAGGAATTGTCTGTTAAAGTATCCAATGGGCTTGAAGCTCCTCAGTGCACAGTTCATCATAGCATACCTGCCATTGTGTTCTTCAATGGTGGCTACAATGGAAACTACTACCATGACTTCAATGATGTATTGATTCCTCTATTCATAACTGCGCGACAATTTGATGGAGAAGTTCAATTCCTCATAAAGCATATGCAACTTTGGTGGATCAACAAGTATGGCCTGATTCTTAACAAGCTCTCGCGATATGAACTTATAGATTTCGACAATGATGATCGAGTCCACTGTTACCAACATGCGATTGTTGGCCTCCACAGCCACAAGGATTTCAGCATCGACCCCTCGAGAGCTCCAAATGGGTACTCCATGGCAGACTTCTCAGAATTTTTGAGGAGTGCCTACTCACTCAAGAGAGATTTACCAATACAGATTGGAGAACATCCAGGAAAGAAGCCTAGGCTGCTGGTCATATCGAGGGGATTGACTCGAAAATTTGCCAACCTAGAAGAGATTGTTCAGAAGGCCACAGAATTGGGCTACGAGGTGGTGGTTGCAGAGGCCAGATTTGACTCAAATGTCGCTCAACATGCGCAAATCGTTAACTCATGTGATGTGATGATGGGAGTGCATGGGGCTGGACTCACTAATCTCATTTTCCTTCCAACAAATGCAGTGGTGATCCAAATAGTCCCTTATGGTGGCTTCGAAGGGATAGCTAAGATCGACTATGGGGACCCATCTAAGGACAGGAAGCTGAGGTACTTGGAATACAGTATCACTGCAGAGGAGAGCACTCTGATAGATCTTTATCCTAAAGACGACCCTGTGATCAGGGACCCCATGTCACTTCACAAGCATGGATGGACAGTTATTGGGGAAATATACCTATATAAACAAAATGTGAGGCTTGACATGGAAAGGTTTAGATCTGTCCTCTTGAAAGCCCTTGAGCTCCTCCATCAATGATAGAAGAAAGTTGGTGCTTTACTGTAAATCCTCCAGTTGGTTTTTCACCAAAATGTGTCCCAAAGGAGAAGGTGTACTAGAAGGAAAGTATACAAGGACAGCTTGTAATTGCATCAAGAGTGAACATGAACTGTCTTCAACTataccaaagataggcatctacTTTATTTATTGGTGATTAATATGACATGTATTGCTACATTCTCAATTTCAACTTTGTTTTCTCATTTCATCAGAGATATTTTATTCAACCATCCATTGGACTCTAACTTCATCTGTTCAGCATGCACTTGAACTTTTTAGATAACAAAATACGGAGAGCCAAGTTGGGTTCCATATGATGTAATGGGCTTGTCCTCCCAGGTATTAAATCTGGTTAATTCTCTTCCCCTTACCTtgttaaaaaaagaagaagacaggGAGAAAATGGCTTTGCCTTTTCAGTCCAAACAAATCCTAGAATTATGATTCACTAAGCAAGTGAACAAGTTTCTACTTAGCCTCATTGAAGAAAATACTTTCCTTCTGGTATTAAATGTGGTACAGTTATAGTTTTGACTTAAAGGCTAGAGGATGGATGCGTGTTCCAGTGAGATACATGAGCAGGTCCACACCCCGTTCAAAACGGTGCAACGAATCTCGAAGCCCGGCAATGCACACCCCATAACCATAAACACGGCAACCTTTATGATCGACTTTTTTGTGGGCCTAGCCCATGCTAAAGCTTCGTACACAGCACATAGTTGTAAACTTTTGAGCCTTCTAGTGGGCGTAGCCCAGGTGATGTGTTTACTGTTCACAACTCAAGCCCACAGGTTTCGTTATATGATAAGTGGTTTCCCACTAATCATTGGAAGAAAATGGGGAAAGACTAATGATGCATTCATTCATTAGCTTCAAACTCGAAAGCTGGACCATTCCTTTCTTTCCAGAGACACTGGAACACCACGGCAAAGAGGCAGTCTACAGTTGTTTTCGGAGTGCCGGTCTTGAGCTGTTTTCTCCATTCAACCTGCATTCTTTCCACAGGATTAGGAGGGTGTGGAACAAACCGAACCTGTCACGAAAAAGAGAGTGCAGGAGCATAGAATTCTTGGACAACATTTAATTTCCTTAACCCCCATCTTGACTAAGATGTTTGATATATTTGATTCCCTGAAACTTCCATGAAAATATTAGTTGTAGAAAGAAAAATTAATACTTCATATGGTAAATAGAGAACAAGCAGGTTCTATCACGATAAACACATTTCCGCAATCTTCTCCGTCTTAACGTAAAGTCGCCTCAGCGTTTACGTGGTAAGCTATATAACGTCCCTGTCAGACTTCAATTTCGTCCTCGTCCTCTAAAAAGCCATGTTTCCACAAACCACAGCTGACTATTTATAATACTTCCATTTCGACAATGGCAGAGGAAAAATATAGACCGTCAAACTTCGAACTTTAAAATTAGTCGGCAGATCAATGGATTAACGATATAAATGAGTTCCACGAATTTGTGCTCCGACGGGCCTTGATCCATATGGACCATTTACTGAGGTAGTGAGTCCTTTTTGTCGGCTTCTTTCCACTCGAAATCTCTTAGCCATTGAAATCTTTACCTTTAGAACTATTTAAGCACATGCTGTCCATATCTTCCATGTGATGGGGCCGCTAAATTAAATAGAAATCATGAACTTTTCAATAGTAAGACATCAGTGAACGCATTCTAAGGGAATCACTTGGGTCCAGCCATCCCTCAAGGCAAGGCATATGGGGGAAGAAGGAAACAGGGACCAATGTATCAATTTATGAGGTTCCAAAGACCCCTCACGTTGTTTTTTATTGGACCGGCGACCATTAAAGAATAAAGAGAGCTAGATGCGAGCTCCACTTCCCCACTCATGTTAGGGACTCCATAGAATGCTGCAGCTTAGCTAGCACTCCTCCCTAGTCTTCTCCTCTGCATACAAGGGGTTCCTCCATTTATGATAGAAGACTGAAGGCTAGCAGGGACTGGAAGATGGGGTACGAGGCAAAGCTGGTTAGGAGCTTCAGCCGCATCGAACCCCAGAAGCTCGGACTTGGATTGCTTGCTACGTGTTTTCTGGTCTCGTTAGTCTA contains the following coding sequences:
- the LOC105041138 gene encoding beta-1,2-xylosyltransferase XYXT1; the protein is MGVKMKPLRSFSRVEPHKLGVGLFVGCFVALIVYISMSDPVVIPFLDGDSRLTSMYRVPKSTMVEDKMSSPESGLGKARQKHKPSCSSSDPRSNICKKNDVMRMQSNSLSTKSDAPSGRKDASNIQQLGSENRVEYRHERNGDSKVPVKNSSPAIGDPMHKEDIINPKQFGGRRENVEPPKKPICDFSDPRSDVCESDGDVRIHGKSSTVMFVTSDQASNPESNRSWKIKAYARKGDRTIMAEIEELSVKVSNGLEAPQCTVHHSIPAIVFFNGGYNGNYYHDFNDVLIPLFITARQFDGEVQFLIKHMQLWWINKYGLILNKLSRYELIDFDNDDRVHCYQHAIVGLHSHKDFSIDPSRAPNGYSMADFSEFLRSAYSLKRDLPIQIGEHPGKKPRLLVISRGLTRKFANLEEIVQKATELGYEVVVAEARFDSNVAQHAQIVNSCDVMMGVHGAGLTNLIFLPTNAVVIQIVPYGGFEGIAKIDYGDPSKDRKLRYLEYSITAEESTLIDLYPKDDPVIRDPMSLHKHGWTVIGEIYLYKQNVRLDMERFRSVLLKALELLHQ